One window from the genome of [Clostridium] celerecrescens 18A encodes:
- a CDS encoding heparinase II/III domain-containing protein, with protein sequence MQDKRFENLKRRAEEHMKQYDAVYVTEYMEMNCREERMTVLKQADRLLKQVFVFEDKWDMEPCPIPYALENMEWDISPNGDPEWIYMLNRHEYLHKLLLAYCFTKDLNYVEKLKWYLKHWIRTNPIVPEGTESTRTIDTGIRCMHWQFLLIQMIGRGLLDQEEAETVLESMSQQFDYMRIRYMEKYSLSNWGVLQTTAICQGYLWFKEYLPDNGTEQWAWKELEHQTELQVLPDGSHWEQSIMYHIEVLLAFMKLFSNTRDKEWLLKNIDAMSRYVLYSTAPDHCQIAQCDSDVTDVRDVLVKAAVLTGDGRYKYGGYHDMDLDSAWLLGRKGICSYKELKAVKPGSQSLNAADTGNIYVRSGWEEDSHFTYIKCGPLGSSHGHADLTHISLYYKGKPFLIDSGRYSYREKEPLRVLFKSAQAHNVCTVDEESPGRPAGSWEYESFGQCMKNYYREEGAVRYGEMAYYGTLSKGDHCLIMRKVMAVDCGIWLIVNDICCTGVHQVKEYYHLDSSVEAVPSALDDAGRQWELKNGNEKMNLWGSDMFRSHQCFVSSRYNQLSDSRCLVKESDFINRHTDWTCLGGSGVLLKNAAVHQTGNPLPADYETVTAKEFILSEQESWILLIWNRETCRGGKLYKCRDTQIYAKAAAIHIKKGKRTLYRLRI encoded by the coding sequence ATGCAGGATAAACGATTTGAAAACCTGAAAAGGCGTGCAGAAGAGCATATGAAACAATATGATGCGGTCTATGTTACGGAATATATGGAAATGAACTGCCGGGAAGAGAGAATGACAGTTTTAAAACAGGCGGACCGGCTTTTAAAGCAAGTATTTGTTTTTGAAGACAAATGGGATATGGAACCATGCCCCATTCCATATGCACTGGAGAATATGGAATGGGATATCAGCCCCAACGGTGATCCAGAGTGGATTTACATGCTGAACCGCCATGAATACCTTCATAAGCTTCTTTTGGCATACTGCTTCACGAAAGACTTAAATTATGTAGAAAAGCTCAAGTGGTATTTAAAACATTGGATTCGTACCAATCCCATTGTTCCGGAGGGCACGGAATCCACAAGGACCATTGACACGGGAATCCGCTGCATGCATTGGCAGTTTCTTCTGATTCAGATGATTGGAAGAGGACTTTTGGATCAGGAGGAAGCGGAGACAGTACTGGAAAGCATGAGTCAGCAGTTTGATTATATGCGCATCAGGTATATGGAAAAGTATTCATTGAGCAATTGGGGAGTGCTGCAAACCACAGCCATATGTCAAGGGTATCTCTGGTTTAAGGAATATCTGCCAGACAATGGAACGGAACAATGGGCGTGGAAGGAGTTGGAGCATCAGACGGAACTTCAGGTACTACCCGATGGATCCCACTGGGAACAGTCAATAATGTACCATATAGAAGTACTTCTGGCTTTTATGAAGTTATTTTCAAATACCCGAGATAAGGAATGGCTTTTGAAAAATATCGATGCCATGAGCCGTTATGTTCTTTATAGCACAGCACCGGATCATTGCCAGATTGCCCAGTGCGACAGCGATGTTACCGATGTGCGGGATGTGTTGGTGAAGGCTGCGGTTCTTACAGGTGACGGAAGGTACAAGTACGGCGGATATCATGATATGGATCTTGACAGCGCCTGGCTGCTTGGCCGGAAAGGCATCTGCAGTTATAAAGAATTAAAGGCGGTAAAACCCGGATCTCAGTCGCTGAATGCAGCAGATACGGGAAATATTTACGTTAGAAGCGGCTGGGAAGAAGACAGCCATTTTACTTATATCAAATGCGGACCTTTGGGCAGCAGCCACGGACATGCGGATTTGACCCACATTTCCCTTTATTATAAAGGAAAACCATTTCTTATAGACAGCGGAAGGTATTCGTACAGGGAAAAAGAGCCGCTGCGGGTCCTGTTTAAAAGTGCACAGGCGCATAACGTCTGTACAGTGGATGAGGAGTCTCCTGGAAGGCCGGCAGGTTCTTGGGAGTATGAAAGCTTTGGCCAATGTATGAAAAATTATTACAGAGAAGAAGGAGCGGTCCGGTATGGAGAAATGGCCTATTACGGAACTCTGTCCAAGGGAGATCACTGCCTGATCATGCGCAAGGTAATGGCGGTAGACTGCGGGATTTGGCTGATTGTAAATGACATTTGCTGCACCGGTGTCCATCAGGTGAAGGAATACTACCATTTGGATAGTTCGGTGGAGGCAGTCCCTTCGGCTTTGGACGATGCCGGACGGCAGTGGGAGCTTAAGAATGGGAACGAAAAAATGAACCTGTGGGGATCCGATATGTTCCGATCCCATCAATGCTTTGTTTCCAGCCGTTACAATCAACTGTCTGACAGCAGATGTCTGGTCAAGGAGTCTGACTTTATAAACCGTCATACGGATTGGACATGTCTTGGAGGGTCCGGGGTATTGTTAAAGAATGCTGCGGTACATCAGACGGGCAATCCGCTGCCTGCAGATTATGAGACCGTGACAGCGAAAGAATTTATTTTATCAGAACAGGAGTCCTGGATCCTTCTTATCTGGAATAGGGAGACCTGCCGCGGCGGTAAATTATATAAATGCAGGGATACACAGATCTATGCAAAAGCTGCAGCCATCCACATCAAGAAAGGAAAAAGAACCCTTTACCGTTTAAGAATTTGA
- a CDS encoding PTS system mannose/fructose/sorbose family transporter subunit IID produces MAYNQLEKKDYLKTSLRAYFLQNGFNYGNYQGLGYANVMFPALRKMYKGDDDKLQEALQENIEFFNTNIHFIPFITSLHLVMLENHTPSKEIRNIKMALMGPLAGIGDSLAQFCLAPLFATIGASLAQDGLIMGPILFFTAMNVILLAIKVLTGMWGYKLGTNIIGTLSSKMEQISNIASMIGVTVISGLAVNFVKLTTPIQYVANMPGDQQKIVAVQEMMDAIAPKLLPVLYTGLIFYLIKEKKWTTYKLVILTIILGVVLSLLHLIA; encoded by the coding sequence ATGGCATATAATCAGTTAGAGAAAAAAGATTATTTAAAAACATCCCTGCGGGCATACTTCCTGCAAAACGGATTTAATTATGGAAACTACCAGGGACTTGGCTATGCCAATGTAATGTTTCCGGCCTTACGTAAGATGTATAAGGGTGATGATGATAAGCTGCAGGAAGCATTACAAGAAAATATTGAGTTTTTTAATACAAATATTCATTTCATCCCGTTTATTACCAGCCTGCATCTGGTAATGCTGGAGAATCACACTCCTTCAAAGGAAATTCGTAATATCAAGATGGCCCTTATGGGACCGTTAGCAGGTATCGGTGATTCCCTGGCTCAGTTCTGCCTGGCACCGCTTTTTGCAACCATAGGGGCTTCCCTTGCTCAGGATGGACTGATTATGGGACCGATTCTTTTCTTTACAGCTATGAACGTAATCCTGCTGGCCATAAAAGTTCTTACCGGCATGTGGGGATACAAGCTGGGAACCAATATTATCGGTACTTTAAGTTCCAAAATGGAACAGATATCCAATATTGCCAGTATGATCGGAGTGACCGTTATCTCCGGACTGGCTGTAAATTTTGTGAAGCTTACGACCCCCATCCAGTATGTGGCAAACATGCCTGGTGATCAGCAGAAGATTGTGGCTGTACAGGAAATGATGGATGCAATTGCACCAAAACTTCTTCCGGTTCTGTACACAGGCCTGATATTCTATCTGATTAAAGAGAAGAAATGGACCACATACAAACTGGTCATTCTGACTATTATATTGGGAGTTGTACTTTCACTTTTACATTTAATCGCATAA
- a CDS encoding PTS mannose/fructose/sorbose/N-acetylgalactosamine transporter subunit IIC, which yields MTISIIQCLLIGLWTAFCLAGMLFGIYTNRCLVMAAGVGLILGDLPTGLAMGAVGELAFMGFGVSQGGSVPPNPMGPGIVGTIIAITMKDSGIDVGSALALSFPFAVAFQFVITATYTFTTTLTSYAVKALKKKDFKGFRIAANATVCVFAVVGFVIGFGGAFSSEGLQKVISLIPAWLSNGLGLAGKMLPAIGFAMILNVMAKKELIPFVLIGYISIAYLNLPVMGVAVIGTAIALLVFFNAGKNGSGSVEEVEVEFEDGI from the coding sequence ATGACAATCAGTATCATTCAGTGTCTGTTGATCGGCTTATGGACAGCGTTCTGTCTTGCAGGCATGCTGTTCGGTATTTATACCAACAGATGTCTGGTAATGGCCGCAGGTGTAGGTCTGATTCTGGGTGACCTGCCAACAGGACTTGCAATGGGAGCGGTGGGGGAACTGGCATTTATGGGATTTGGTGTGTCCCAGGGAGGTTCTGTACCGCCTAATCCCATGGGACCTGGTATCGTTGGAACCATCATAGCGATTACCATGAAGGATTCGGGGATCGACGTGGGGTCTGCCCTGGCACTTTCCTTTCCCTTTGCGGTAGCATTCCAGTTTGTGATCACTGCTACCTACACGTTCACAACGACACTTACCAGTTATGCAGTCAAAGCTCTTAAAAAGAAGGACTTCAAAGGATTCCGCATTGCGGCAAATGCGACGGTATGCGTATTCGCAGTGGTAGGCTTTGTTATAGGATTTGGCGGTGCTTTCAGCTCAGAGGGACTTCAAAAGGTAATCTCCCTTATTCCGGCATGGCTGAGCAATGGTCTGGGTCTGGCAGGAAAGATGCTTCCGGCAATCGGATTTGCTATGATTCTTAATGTCATGGCAAAAAAGGAACTGATTCCGTTTGTATTGATCGGCTATATATCCATTGCTTATTTGAATCTGCCGGTAATGGGCGTAGCGGTAATAGGTACTGCAATCGCTTTGCTTGTATTTTTCAATGCTGGTAAGAACGGCAGCGGGTCCGTGGAAGAAGTGGAGGTTGAATTTGAAGATGGCATATAA
- a CDS encoding PTS sugar transporter subunit IIB: MAVPNIVSFRIDERLIHGQGQLWIKALGVNTVIVANDSASEDPMQQTLMKTVVPKSVAMRFFSIQHTCDVIMKASPKQTIFIVCKTPEDARKLVAGGVPVKEINVGNIHHGPGKEEVSKYISLGQEDKEALRELRDHYGIRFNTKTTASGDDGAIKVDLNKYL, encoded by the coding sequence ATGGCAGTACCTAATATAGTATCATTCAGAATCGATGAAAGATTAATCCACGGACAGGGGCAGCTCTGGATAAAAGCACTGGGAGTAAATACCGTAATTGTGGCAAATGATTCCGCCAGTGAGGATCCCATGCAGCAGACGCTGATGAAAACAGTGGTTCCCAAATCCGTTGCCATGCGATTCTTTTCTATCCAGCATACATGTGATGTGATCATGAAGGCTTCTCCAAAGCAGACCATATTCATCGTGTGTAAAACACCTGAGGATGCCCGGAAGCTGGTGGCGGGAGGCGTACCGGTAAAGGAAATCAACGTAGGCAATATTCACCACGGACCGGGGAAAGAGGAAGTGAGCAAGTATATTTCGTTGGGGCAGGAAGATAAGGAAGCTCTGCGGGAACTGCGTGACCATTACGGCATTCGGTTTAATACAAAGACCACTGCATCCGGAGACGACGGAGCGATAAAAGTGGATTTGAATAAATACTTATAA
- a CDS encoding glycoside hydrolase family 88 protein encodes MIKKIQIESISKAQEYRRASLLSKEEVEKAISKIVEQVRCNMNYFGTRFPSPATKDHTYGIIENIEWTDGFWTGMLWLCYEYTGDEEFRIRAEQNIASFLNRVEKRLELDHHDLGFLYSLSCVAGYKLTGSEEGKKAGIMAADKLMERFQEKGGFIQAWGELGTRDNYRLIIDCLLNIPLLHWATEVTGNNIYEAAARRHYETSCNNVIRDDASAYHTFYFDPVTGAPLKGVTRQGYSDDSAWARGQAWGIYGIPLNYKYTGDDSAFNLFKGITNYFLNRLPKDDVCYWDLIFSDGSGQPRDSSAAAVAVCGIHEMLKYLPETDDDKETYKYAMHRILRSLMEHYATPDTGEGKPVLLHGVYSWHSGKGVDEGNIWGDYYYLEALIRFYKDWNLYW; translated from the coding sequence ATGATAAAGAAAATCCAGATAGAATCAATCAGCAAAGCCCAGGAATATAGGAGAGCGTCCCTTCTTTCCAAAGAGGAAGTAGAGAAGGCCATCAGCAAGATAGTAGAACAGGTTCGCTGCAATATGAACTATTTTGGTACAAGATTTCCATCGCCGGCCACAAAGGATCATACATACGGTATTATTGAGAATATAGAGTGGACCGACGGTTTTTGGACAGGGATGCTATGGCTGTGTTACGAATATACAGGCGATGAGGAGTTTCGTATTCGGGCAGAGCAGAATATAGCTTCATTTTTGAACCGGGTGGAGAAACGATTGGAACTGGATCATCATGATCTGGGTTTTTTATATAGTCTTTCCTGCGTTGCCGGTTATAAGCTGACGGGCTCGGAAGAGGGGAAGAAAGCGGGAATTATGGCCGCAGATAAGCTGATGGAGAGATTTCAGGAAAAAGGCGGTTTCATCCAGGCATGGGGAGAGCTTGGCACACGGGACAATTACCGTCTGATTATTGACTGTCTGCTGAATATACCCCTGCTTCACTGGGCAACGGAGGTTACGGGAAACAATATATATGAGGCTGCAGCAAGGCGCCATTATGAGACATCATGCAACAATGTGATACGGGATGATGCCTCTGCCTATCACACCTTTTATTTTGATCCGGTAACCGGGGCTCCTTTAAAAGGGGTGACAAGACAGGGATACAGCGATGATTCCGCATGGGCCAGAGGCCAGGCATGGGGGATATATGGAATCCCGCTGAATTATAAGTATACCGGAGATGACAGTGCCTTTAACCTGTTTAAGGGAATAACGAATTATTTTTTAAATCGTCTTCCCAAGGACGACGTGTGCTACTGGGATCTGATATTTTCAGATGGTTCCGGCCAGCCCAGGGACTCTTCAGCAGCGGCAGTGGCAGTGTGTGGCATTCATGAGATGCTAAAATATCTGCCGGAAACAGACGACGATAAGGAAACCTATAAATATGCAATGCACCGCATTTTACGCTCCCTGATGGAACATTACGCAACCCCGGATACTGGTGAGGGGAAACCGGTCCTTCTTCATGGGGTTTATTCCTGGCATTCAGGAAAAGGTGTTGATGAAGGAAATATCTGGGGAGACTATTACTATCTGGAAGCTTTGATACGGTTTTATAAAGATTGGAACCTGTACTGGTAA
- a CDS encoding PTS sugar transporter subunit IIA domain-containing protein: MMGILVTGHGHFPTGILSAVALVAGWPDHTVGIDFVEGQSPEDLKNSMEKAMESLEGDEILILADLLGGTPFKMGAAIKAENPDRKIKVIAGVNMAALVEAVFSRSLYDLEELAAALIQSGKDGLADLDQLENEFGEPEFEDGL, from the coding sequence ATGATGGGAATCCTTGTAACAGGGCATGGACATTTTCCAACTGGCATTCTAAGTGCCGTGGCGTTGGTGGCGGGCTGGCCGGATCACACCGTTGGTATTGATTTTGTAGAAGGCCAAAGCCCGGAAGATTTAAAAAATTCTATGGAAAAGGCAATGGAATCTCTGGAGGGAGATGAGATTCTGATTCTTGCAGATCTGTTAGGAGGAACGCCTTTTAAGATGGGAGCGGCCATAAAGGCAGAGAATCCGGACCGTAAGATTAAGGTAATAGCAGGTGTGAATATGGCTGCTCTTGTAGAGGCAGTATTTTCAAGGTCTTTGTATGATCTTGAGGAGCTGGCAGCAGCGCTTATCCAGTCGGGAAAGGATGGATTGGCTGACCTGGACCAATTAGAGAATGAGTTCGGAGAGCCTGAATTTGAGGATGGATTATAG
- a CDS encoding polysaccharide deacetylase family protein encodes MERIKKYKSILKNILLIITYSLLSISIIKSIYKIHTVTSVQPADGILVPIIMYHQVKNSGFGNDVISPDEFERDLKYLKENHYNTITMTQLIDYVHDKKELPPNPVILSFDDGYLSTYLNVYPLVREYNMKIVLSVIGKSVDDFSKVCDENIEYSHVTWDEVKEMQHSGLVEIQSHSYNLHKISKGRYGCCQTDNESSENYEEFLSNDLKKLQEEILSVTGYSPNTFTYPYGRYNDKIETIIKNLGFKATLTCKFGVNVIDNDPDTLYSLKRIRRAHNQSIQKMLKEGMDTVKLNK; translated from the coding sequence TTGGAACGAATAAAAAAATATAAAAGTATTCTAAAAAATATACTATTGATCATTACTTACAGCTTATTATCTATTTCCATAATCAAAAGTATATATAAAATCCATACGGTCACTTCTGTACAGCCTGCTGATGGGATTTTAGTTCCGATTATAATGTATCATCAAGTAAAAAACAGTGGTTTTGGAAATGATGTCATTAGTCCCGATGAATTTGAAAGAGATTTAAAGTATTTAAAAGAAAATCATTACAATACTATAACAATGACACAATTAATAGATTATGTTCATGATAAGAAGGAATTACCCCCGAATCCAGTCATCCTTTCTTTTGATGACGGGTATCTTAGTACTTATTTAAATGTTTATCCTTTGGTAAGAGAATATAATATGAAAATAGTTTTATCTGTAATTGGAAAAAGCGTCGATGATTTTTCGAAAGTATGTGATGAAAATATTGAATATTCTCATGTGACATGGGATGAAGTAAAAGAAATGCAGCATTCCGGACTTGTTGAAATACAAAGCCATTCCTATAATTTACATAAAATTTCTAAAGGACGCTATGGATGCTGCCAAACGGATAATGAATCATCAGAGAACTATGAAGAATTTTTATCAAATGATTTAAAAAAGCTGCAGGAAGAAATTTTGTCTGTTACAGGTTATAGTCCAAATACATTTACCTATCCATATGGTAGATATAACGATAAAATAGAAACTATCATTAAAAACCTGGGTTTTAAAGCGACTCTGACTTGTAAATTTGGGGTAAATGTGATAGATAATGATCCCGATACTTTATACAGTCTAAAGAGAATACGTCGCGCCCATAATCAGAGCATTCAAAAAATGTTAAAAGAGGGAATGGACACTGTGAAATTAAACAAGTAA
- a CDS encoding FAD-dependent oxidoreductase produces the protein MKLQMFNKVQLYQMNTVIVGSGAAGFNAADQLWALGQKDIAIVTDHVGAGTSRNTGSDKQTYYKLTLCGNDPDSVGDMADTLFSGQCMDGDIALCEAALSARCFLKLVNLGVNFPQNRWGEFVGYKTDHDPRCRATSVGPYTSKQMTECLEQAVREKNIKIFDRMQVIKILSDGKKVYGLLCLDLSCPDDEERRFVLFSCKNIVFATGGPAGMYADSVYPAGHYGSSGLAFEAGAKGKNLTEWQYGIASIHPRWNVSGTYMQALPRFFSTDENGKDEREFLTEFFENRDAMLSSIFLKGYQWPFDVRKLSGGSSIIDILVSMERSRGRRIFLDFRENPGREPVNFENLDQEAFEYLSRAGACYGTPIERLSHMNMPAVEFYLGRGVDLRTMPLEIAVCAQHNNGGLAADAWWHTDVEGLFAAGEVCGSHGVYRPGGSALNSGQVGSTRAAQYIAARRQGEPDNTDESFIEIAGKAVYDAEKMVSQVMGEKERRIEVRELWNRAAVRMSRFGAAIRNPEKIEPAIKEVQEELLHLGDFAWTGDGKELWRAFRLRDMLISQFVYLSAMKDYVDHQGRSRGSALYTDLSGQKPDPRLPEEFTFCLDDGSSADLIQEVSYRNGKAEFEWRKVRTIPEDDNFFENVWRQFRENQNIY, from the coding sequence ATGAAACTACAGATGTTTAATAAAGTACAGTTGTATCAGATGAATACAGTTATCGTGGGATCCGGAGCAGCCGGATTCAATGCGGCAGATCAGCTGTGGGCTTTAGGCCAGAAAGATATTGCAATTGTAACCGATCATGTGGGTGCGGGAACCTCCCGCAACACCGGTTCTGATAAACAGACCTATTATAAGCTGACGCTTTGCGGGAATGATCCTGACAGCGTGGGAGATATGGCAGATACTCTGTTTAGCGGCCAGTGTATGGACGGCGACATTGCCTTGTGTGAAGCGGCACTATCTGCCAGATGTTTTCTAAAGCTTGTTAACCTTGGCGTGAACTTCCCCCAGAACAGGTGGGGGGAATTCGTTGGCTACAAGACGGACCACGATCCCAGATGCCGTGCGACAAGTGTAGGTCCATACACTTCAAAACAGATGACAGAGTGCTTAGAACAAGCTGTCAGGGAAAAAAATATTAAGATATTTGACAGAATGCAGGTAATTAAGATTCTTTCCGACGGAAAAAAGGTGTATGGACTGCTTTGTCTGGATTTGAGCTGCCCGGATGATGAAGAAAGACGTTTTGTACTTTTTTCCTGTAAAAATATTGTGTTTGCCACCGGCGGGCCGGCCGGGATGTATGCGGACAGTGTGTATCCGGCCGGACATTATGGATCCAGCGGTCTGGCATTTGAAGCGGGGGCGAAAGGGAAAAACCTGACAGAATGGCAGTATGGGATAGCGTCCATTCATCCGCGCTGGAACGTATCGGGAACCTATATGCAGGCGCTTCCCCGTTTCTTTTCCACGGATGAAAATGGAAAGGATGAGCGTGAGTTTTTAACGGAATTCTTTGAAAACCGCGATGCAATGCTCAGCAGTATTTTTCTTAAAGGATATCAATGGCCTTTTGACGTAAGAAAACTATCAGGAGGAAGTTCGATCATTGATATTTTGGTATCCATGGAAAGAAGCAGAGGCAGACGGATATTTCTTGATTTTCGCGAGAATCCCGGCAGGGAACCTGTGAACTTTGAAAATCTGGATCAGGAGGCCTTTGAATATTTAAGCCGGGCAGGCGCATGCTATGGGACACCGATAGAGAGATTAAGCCATATGAATATGCCGGCGGTGGAATTTTATCTTGGAAGAGGAGTAGATTTAAGGACAATGCCTCTTGAGATTGCAGTGTGTGCTCAGCACAATAATGGTGGCTTGGCGGCTGATGCATGGTGGCATACGGATGTGGAGGGACTTTTTGCAGCCGGCGAGGTCTGCGGAAGCCATGGTGTCTATCGCCCGGGCGGAAGCGCATTGAATTCCGGCCAGGTCGGTTCAACAAGAGCTGCGCAGTACATAGCAGCCAGGAGACAGGGAGAGCCTGATAATACGGACGAAAGTTTTATAGAAATTGCCGGAAAAGCGGTATATGATGCGGAAAAGATGGTATCGCAGGTTATGGGTGAGAAAGAAAGGCGAATCGAAGTGAGAGAGCTTTGGAACCGTGCAGCCGTCCGTATGAGCAGGTTCGGAGCGGCCATACGGAATCCCGAAAAGATTGAACCGGCCATTAAGGAGGTTCAAGAGGAACTTTTGCATTTGGGTGATTTCGCCTGGACGGGAGACGGGAAGGAGCTCTGGCGCGCCTTTCGGTTGAGAGATATGCTTATCAGCCAGTTTGTGTATCTCTCTGCTATGAAAGATTATGTTGATCATCAAGGAAGGAGCAGAGGCAGCGCTCTTTACACGGATCTTAGCGGACAAAAGCCAGATCCCAGGCTGCCGGAAGAATTTACATTCTGCCTTGATGACGGCAGCAGTGCAGATTTGATACAGGAAGTTTCTTATAGAAATGGGAAGGCTGAATTTGAATGGAGAAAGGTAAGAACGATTCCTGAAGACGATAACTTCTTTGAGAATGTGTGGAGGCAGTTCAGAGAAAATCAAAATATTTACTAG
- a CDS encoding 3-ketoacyl-ACP reductase, which yields MKKTAIVTGGSRGIGFAIAYQLGLDGYNVVIMATSAEDKNQENMNTLKAAGIEYTYVQGNLGDSKDRENVVRKTVERYGAVHVLINNAGVAPNVRADLLEMSEESFDRVIGINTKGNMFLTQAVANQMLKQPVEGKKRGTIINISSCSAVVSSTNRGEYCVSKAGISMLTTLYADRLAGESIFVHEIRPGVIATDMTSTVQEKYDTLIERGAFPITRWGMPEDVANAVSVFCSDKFLYTTGNYIDVDGGFHIQRL from the coding sequence GTGAAAAAAACAGCGATTGTAACAGGAGGAAGCCGCGGCATTGGATTTGCCATTGCTTATCAGTTGGGCCTTGACGGCTACAATGTGGTCATCATGGCTACTTCTGCCGAAGATAAAAATCAGGAAAATATGAACACGCTTAAAGCCGCCGGGATTGAATATACATATGTTCAGGGAAATCTTGGAGATTCTAAAGACAGAGAGAATGTTGTCAGAAAAACGGTGGAGAGATACGGTGCTGTCCACGTACTTATCAATAATGCAGGTGTTGCCCCAAATGTAAGGGCGGATTTGCTGGAGATGTCAGAAGAAAGCTTTGACCGTGTTATAGGCATCAATACAAAAGGAAATATGTTTCTGACACAGGCAGTTGCAAACCAGATGCTGAAACAGCCCGTAGAGGGGAAAAAGCGGGGAACCATCATTAATATTTCATCCTGCTCTGCCGTTGTATCCAGTACAAACCGAGGAGAGTACTGCGTTTCTAAAGCAGGCATATCTATGCTGACCACCCTTTATGCGGACCGTCTTGCAGGAGAAAGCATTTTTGTCCATGAGATCCGCCCGGGAGTTATTGCTACGGATATGACCAGTACGGTGCAGGAAAAGTATGATACCCTTATTGAGCGGGGCGCATTCCCGATTACCAGGTGGGGGATGCCGGAGGACGTGGCCAATGCGGTCAGCGTTTTCTGCAGTGATAAATTCCTCTATACAACCGGAAATTATATTGATGTAGATGGAGGCTTTCATATCCAGAGGTTATAA
- a CDS encoding zinc-dependent alcohol dehydrogenase codes for MSVKTSRIGIVTEPMKAIIGKRDIQSPKKGQVLIKIKSSAICGSDIHIFKGKHPSAPLPMTIGHEFSGDVVEIGEDVTNVSVGDRVTVEPCIVCGTCDACCHGDYGYCENISFTYRNGDGAMADYILINEPYVYKLPEYLTYDTGALIEPLSVATHAVRRADIRLGETVLVIGAGAIGMLIASICKKSGAAEVIIADFSDERLAAAKKLGATITVNSGKTNLEDEVRRITTGKGVDKSFECVGLEASFLQAMMTLKKNGLATVIGIFENPQINIPASRFVTHEIKIQGAQGYCWDFPIALKVARELDLELLITHHFPLDDIQKALETCLDRKSGSIKVLLHP; via the coding sequence GTGAGTGTAAAAACCAGCAGAATTGGGATAGTAACCGAGCCCATGAAAGCAATCATCGGAAAAAGGGATATTCAGTCTCCGAAAAAGGGCCAGGTTCTGATTAAGATAAAATCAAGTGCCATTTGCGGCAGTGATATCCACATTTTTAAAGGGAAACACCCTTCCGCCCCCCTTCCGATGACCATTGGGCATGAATTTTCTGGAGATGTGGTTGAGATTGGAGAAGACGTTACCAATGTGTCTGTGGGAGACCGGGTAACGGTGGAACCTTGTATTGTCTGCGGAACATGCGATGCCTGTTGTCATGGGGATTACGGATATTGTGAGAATATATCGTTTACATACAGAAATGGCGACGGAGCAATGGCTGACTATATTCTGATCAATGAGCCATATGTGTATAAGCTTCCTGAATACCTGACTTATGATACAGGTGCCCTGATTGAACCCTTGAGCGTGGCAACCCATGCGGTGCGCCGAGCAGATATCCGCCTTGGAGAGACAGTTCTTGTTATCGGAGCAGGCGCGATAGGAATGTTGATTGCGTCCATATGCAAAAAGAGCGGAGCTGCCGAAGTCATCATTGCAGACTTTTCTGATGAAAGGCTTGCAGCAGCGAAAAAGCTTGGCGCCACCATAACGGTTAATTCGGGAAAAACAAATCTGGAGGATGAGGTACGCCGGATTACAACTGGAAAGGGCGTTGATAAGAGTTTCGAATGTGTTGGCCTGGAAGCATCATTTTTACAGGCAATGATGACATTAAAGAAAAATGGCCTGGCCACTGTTATTGGAATCTTTGAGAATCCGCAGATCAATATTCCTGCAAGCAGATTTGTCACCCATGAAATTAAAATTCAGGGTGCTCAGGGATACTGCTGGGATTTCCCGATTGCACTTAAAGTTGCCAGAGAATTAGACCTTGAACTTCTGATCACCCATCATTTTCCTCTTGATGATATTCAGAAAGCTCTTGAAACTTGCCTTGATAGGAAATCGGGCAGTATTAAGGTCCTTTTACATCCTTAG